Below is a window of Candidozyma auris chromosome 3, complete sequence DNA.
GTCTGCTCTTTCAGTCATGCCCAACGACAACTTTCTTCTATGTGGTTCGAATGATAATATTCGTCTATATAACCTCAGTCTTTATGACGACTTTGCCCAGGAGACCACtgttctgaagaagagagcaaCACCTTTCTTTGTTATTCCAGGCCACCATGGAGGTATTTTGTCAAACTTGTACGTTGACGATACTGGACGCTTCATGATAAGTACAAGTGGAAATCGTGGATGGGGACAGTCATCCTATGCTGATGCTGTGCTTGTATATTCGATAGACTACGAGAACCAGCAGTAATTCGTGCCAATACGATCATGTGCTTAATATATGTATAGAGTCACGCAAGGTACCAAGACCAATTTGCGTGAGATCAAGACTCATATCGACCACATCGCTAAATTTGGACGTGATGCCGCCAGCGACTTCACGAATGCCATGGCGCACAGTAGTTAAGGCCTCCGGAATGAGAGATTCAAAAGACGAGCTGATGGAATTAATCAGCCCAAGGGGTCCGAAGGTGTAATTTCGTATGCTTAGCTCGCTGTGACGAAGTAAGCAGTGTATCAAGAAGCCAACGAATCCAACACTGACGCTGATCTTGTAGATGTTGTAATGTAGACCTGCTCTCTTATTACGTTTCGCCACAGAGTTCTCCTCGTTCTCGATGCTGTCACTAGAGTGGCTAAATATCTTTCTGAATATGACAGAAGACTTGTTGACCAATGTGTGGTTCAAGGAATTGGATACTGCACCCAAACTGGATAACGAAGATGAAAGCAGGCCCATTCTAGTGGAGTCGATGTCGTCTTCAGTCGATGTGATAGAATCTGTCAACGCACTTTGCTCTATGTGGTGAGCAAGCAATTCGCTAGCATGTGCTGCCTCTGcctgctgttgttgatgctggCGCTCGAGGATCCTGCTTAATTCAGTCGAATCAAATAAGTGCAGCATGTCTGTGGGTCCATCTAAAGCCGATGAAGTAACTAACACAGACTCCGTATTGAACTGGCCAAACCAAATATCTGTGGTGGATGACTTATTGGTGAGTTTCAGCAAGGGGAATGCTTCGATaagcttctttgctttgctCAAAATTTGCAGTAGATCCTCGTTGGTGATATTCTCAAACAAGTTCGAGGCGCTCAAAGCAGCGTGGGTCTGAGAAGGATCGATATAATATAGGGCGGTGTCTGGATCGTCATTAATCTCTAGTTTGGTCATGATGTCGTCTTTGAAGTGTTGCAACGCTGCGACATAAATGTACaagtttgcagccacagaATTGTAGCTTAGCACAAAATCCCAAAGGGGAAGAAGTAAGCTCATGTTTGATAAGTCGTGGCTGAAAATAGTGAGGATTGCCAGGAGAGGCTCAATAAACTTATAGTCGTAATATTGTCCCGAGGTGCACTGGAAGGACTGGCTCGAAACGCAGGCAAGATGGAACAACTGCGGGTctatttcttcaagtaaaGCAGCCATAACCTTCAAGTGGTTGATAGTGAGGTCGATACTGGGGAGCATAAAGTCACGCAAGTGGAGCACGGCAAGACGCTCCAAAACGGCGAACGCCAACGTCTCATCCACCAGTTTCGTCAGCAGGTTGTAGAAGACCATAAGCACCACGCTGGCCACGTCGTGAAACCCTTGGTAGTAGTGTAAGCATGGGTACTTACGCAAAACACGCACAACGAGCCCAAAGAGCCGTCTGCGCAACTCCTCAATGTCCTCAGGCAGAAAGACCGTGGCAAACAGCCCGCCTGCGGGAGGGAGAGAGTGCAAATGCGACGAGACCGTGAACAGCCGCTTAATGTCCAAAGAGACCTGGTCTTCATCCTTATGCTCAGCCAAGTCGTTCGTGTCTAGCTGGTCAAGCGTCTGTAAACTCAACGACACCTCCGAGACCCCGACAAGCGCAGGCCAAGCCGCCTGGCGCAACGTGTTGCTCACGAGGCCATCCAGAGTACGGCAATATTCTCTGACTTTATTCCAGTCACCCGCTTCGACGGCCTCAGCGACAGCTTTGCTCTTGAGGCCTATCACCGTTTCACTTAGCGGGCCCTCCTCCTTATATAGCAGCGGGTCCATCTGGTGGAAGTCGACCCACTCCTTGGAGACGCCCCGCTCAAACGACGTCAGCATGGGAGGATAAGTATGAAGGTTTCGAAAAACAAAGGGTGGGGGGAAAGTTGGTAAAGATTCAAACTGGGTGTgatggaggaggaagataAGTGTGTGAGAGGTTTATTGACCAGGGGCGCCAGCTGCAGGAGCCTGTGTTAGAGGAAAGAGAGTGAGAGTCAATTGAGGGAGAAgatttgaggagttgaaggaaatttATGGGCCAGGTCAGTTGGTCAGTAGATGAATGGTGTCTCTGTTAGGGctaatttttctttttttctttttttcttttggtaCTTGTTCGTGTTGAGTATGGGTCCTGTGGATGAGAAGTGtgaaatgggtgcaaaaaagcATGCGACTGATGCACATGCTAGTTTACTGAGAAAGTGGGCAGATAGGCTGATTTCATTTGTTCAAGATTCACatggaggtgaagaagttttttttttttttttggacAATTTGGGTTGAAGATCTTTGGTTTGAGTGAAATTGTTTAGGGAACAGTAAATCTGAAATCAAGATTTCAGTCCATCCAGATGAGCAAGGACAGTTGTTGACACGCCAAAGTAGGATGCAAAAAGTGTTTTGCAGTCGCAGCTCTAGATGCCCATGGTGATATTTGCTCAGATTTGATCTGAGTGAAGTTTAAGGCCAAATTGAGGGTCAGGAAAGTGAACTCACAGTTGGAAGGTGAGAGATGGCTCAGTAATTTGGATGGGCCCTATTCGGCTACACCAACTGACACTTGTTAATCATTATAGGATTTTTTGGGTACCATTCGCTTCCCCAGTGAAATGCTGTCAAACTTTTAGGGAAAGATATTTTGTTAGAGCTTTCCCAGTTAACAATTCCTCACCtgttgatgcaattgaTTATTAAGGTGACACATTTGACGTGCGTCAGCCGCAACAAGTGAAACAAAGAGCACGTCTAAGTCAGCTAGATTTGAAGTCACCACTGTTGTAGGAAGGAATTGTTGAGTGGATGAAATCGTAGGCATTTCAATTGATAAACAGAAttggcaattttttttggtccTCGTGCTGATGTACATGGCCATGAATGTAGCCATGAGTTAGAAGTTGGAGTGACTCTTTAGTACTTGGAAGTTCTGATATGGGTGAGTTCCTCATAGACAATCCCATTTCCCTCAGACCGGTGCATCGTCAATTGATAAACAGAATTGGCAATTGAGTGCGTTCAAACTTGAATActactcttcttctcactCTGCTTCTTTCAGTCCATATATCTGTTTTCTCTTTTACATAAACAGCGTATCTTCAAAGCAGAGATTCCACTGCCTTCAAGAGTTACATTAATGGAAAGAATGTTCAAAGAGTGAATGCCAGAAGACATCCAATCGACGCTATTCTTTCAGCGCTTTCTTCCTCCTAAGCGGCACCTTCCACATTAGGCAATCGTTCCCCAACCGATGAAGCCGACGTTCGAGGGACCCTTTGATGCAAATGCTGGAAGAAACAATAAACAACTAAAACCTTATCGCCCTAAACAGTAAGAGCAAGCGAGAACCTACAATCACATCGCATCACTGCCATCTCCACTGCTCGTATCCAATTGTGCAATTCCGCGCTTCCCCGGATTCCGAGGGTCTACATAAGCGTAGTGAATTTTTATTGTCCTTCTCCCATCCATCTCTCACATCCGTCACCTTCATCATGACCAACCCACTGTTCAACACAACCGCTGACTcgcttgttgttgaaatCGACGGCGTGTCCACGTCGTTCCACTACATCTGGCTCAGAGATAACTGCCACTGCTCGAGCTGCTTTTACGACATCACCAAACAGAGGCTTCTCAACTCAGCAACCATCGACGAGAAGATCCATCCAGTCGAGTGCAATTTCACCAATGGCGCTTTTGAGATTGTATGGTCACAGGATAACCACAAATCAACGTACGAATTGGACTGGTTGAGGCTCCACGCGTACAATCCAAGAATCGTGCCTTTGGAGGATAAGCTCCAGGGAGAAAAAGACGTGTTGAAAAGAGAGCTCTGGAAGACCAAAGATATGGAGGGCAACATGCCCAAGGTTGATTACGGCGCCATTATGGCGTCAGACGATGCTACCGACGGAGAGGCTGCGATCAAGGACTGGTGCCTTAAGATCTGGAAGTACGGCTTCACATTAATTGACCATGTGCCTGTGACGCCAGAAGACACGGAGATGTTGTGTGAGAAGCTCATGTACATTCGTCCCACTCACTATGGCGGGTTCTGGGACTTCACGTCGGACTTGACCAAGAAGGACACTGCTTATACGAACTTTGACATTTCGTCTCACACCGACGGCACCTACTGGTCAGACACGCCAGGTTTGCAATTGTTCCATCTCTTGTTCCACGATGGTGAGGGAGGAACCACCTCATTGGTAGACGCTTTCCAGTGTGCCGAGCagttgaaaagagaagaccCGGAGAGCTTCGAGCTCTTGACCAAGATCCCGGTGCCTGCCCACTCtgctggagaagagaaagtgtGTATCCAGCCAGACATTCCTCAGCCGGTGTTCAAGCTTGACCACCAGGGCAACTTGATTCAGGTTCGCTGGAACCAGAGCGACCGCTCGTGTATGGACTCTTGGGACAACCCAGCTGACGTGCCTAAGTTCTACAAGGCGATTCGCCAGTGGTACAAAATTATAAGCTCACCAGAAAACGAGATTTTCTACCAATTGAAGCCCGGTCAGTGCTTGATATTCGACAACTGGAGGTGCTTCCACTCGAGAACCGAGTTTACAGGAAAAAGACGCTTGTGTGGAGCGTATATTAACAGAGACGACTTCGTATCGaggttgaagttgttgaacttggGCCGTAAGGCCGTTTTGGACTCGATTTAGGGTCAGACAGATAAGTATTGCGGAAATGAAGCCCCAAACAGTGTACTAGAGATACAGAAAAGTAAGTACGAAAAAATAGTCaattggttttttttttcttttatccGTAACCTTCTATTAGACAGATAACGTATCCTACTTACACAAAGAGGGGAATCTTGTCCCAGTCCCATGGGTCGTTGAATCTCAAGCCCATGTCCAACTTGGCGATGGCAGCGAGGTCGTCGTCCGTGAGAGTGAAGTCGTTGATGGTCAAGTTCTGCACCAAACGTTCTGTCTTGTTGGACTTTGGAATCACAGCAATGCCTCTCTGGGTAGCCCATCTCAACAATACCTGAGCTGGGGTCTTGTCGTGCTTCTTGGCGATGCTGACAATGTCCTTGTGATCAAACAAGCCTGGCACGCTCTGTGCACCCTTGTTGTCCAACTCAAGGAAAGACTGAGGGCCGAAAGAGGAGTATGCGGTGATGGCAATGCCCTTAGACTGGACCCACTCCACcaatttcttctgttgCAAGTATGGGTGGTGCTCAATCTGCAAGACAGCAGGCTTGATCTTGGCGCCTCTGAGTAAGTCGTCAATCAATGCACCGGTGAAGTTGGAAATACCAATGGACTTGACCTTgcccttcttgacaagcGCTTCCATAGCTCTCCAGGTGTCCAAAATAGGCACATTCTCGTAGCGCAATTTGTCGTCCTCAGTGCCTGTGAGACCCGCAGGGTACTTCTCAGAAGGGGGCACGTACTTGAGAGCCACAGGGAAGTggatcaagaacaagtccaagtAGTCGAGCTTATAGTCACTCAACACCTGGTTGAAAGCCTCCTCGACGTGCTCTGGAGCGTGGTTGGTGTTCCACAACTTGGAGACGACAAACAACTCGTCACGTGCTACAATGCCTTCGTTCAAAGCTCTGTTGATACCCTCGCCAACTTCCTTTTCGTTGCCGTAGTCCTGGGCTCCATCAAACAATCTGTAGCCCACTTCGATGGCATTGAAGATCTGGTCGGCGCAGGTGTCCTTATCGACTTTCCAGCACCCGAAGCCCACCTGGGGCATTTCGTTTCCGTCGTTGAGTTTTATAGTGGCCATGCTAAgactttgaaaaatttACGTATAGTAAAACGGGCCGGTGATTTAACTGAGGGACCTCGTCTTTATATACTTTTTCCGGAGGCCACATTCAGGAACCTCCGCGAAAATAATCCCCCGCCATAACTGTGGGGGAAAGGaaaaatcttgaaaaaaaaaaaaaatgactAAATGTTTTTTTTAGGGGCATCGATGAATTGTGTATTTTTGTCGATGCCCAAATTGACTACCGTAAAAATTCTGGGAAGTCTCTTGGTGTTATAGGCAATTGGCTGTACATGAAATGACATGCATTACCTTTGGTTGCTACAACCGTCAGACTCACTCAATGGGATGATATATACGTCTTTCCGCCTCAATTTGCGTGACTTGAGCCTCGATCATCCTgaatttttgcaattggACGATATTGGCAACTGTGACTATATCATACCGAGTTTTCGCCACACGGACTTCTGTCACCCCAACCGGGTCGGTGCGACACTTCCCCGAGGTTCGCGTGGGGGTCGGATTATTTCGACGTTTCGCAGTGCGGCAAAGACAAAAAGCCCACTACCTCTATTGAGGCTTTTGAGTGCTTACAAATCTTAGCCCACTTGCCTTTTGATCTCCATACTTATGGATACTAAATAGTGCTATTAACTGCTGCTATTATATTTATTTAGTGAATAAAAACCACCCGATCTCTGATTACCTCAACTCAGGAGAATTTACATCGCTCAAAAGGCATTCACGTCATCTGAGACAATTAATTACAATGTACTGGACTTGGATCATTGCTGTTAACTTAAGAACCCGTAGCTAAAGACCCCCTTATGCCTCCTAGTCAGAGCCTTGTTGTGTTTAGCAAAACTACTATAACTCCATTCTACCTTTATTATTTTCATTTAACGCCTCACTGTGATCCAGCCGCAAGATATGAGGCTGGTAGCTACGAACTCGTGAATCTGAGAGCCCATACGATTCTTTGATGAGGTTTATACTAAATCGTCTGAAAACAATATCGTATTTTCCATATCCTCATTCTACCTCCTTCGTGGAGTTGATGAAACGGTTGGAACCCATCAAATCATTATTTCCACTTTGGTGCATATAGTAAACACGCACTTGAGACATACTCAACCTAAGTATCAACAAACGAACAACCAACGACTTGGTCGGCCAAATTACCAAAGTAGTTCCGATATCAATGATTCCAATTGTTTTGCGTATCTGGGCACTGGACTTTAACAGACCccatttgttgaaggtgtcCTCGGCCACAGATATCACATTTGATGACAAAGTGtactcttttgcagccattcacGACGAGCCCTCCAAAGATTGGCATAAGCAATTGACCGCAAAAGGAGCCCTTATTCTCATCGGACCAACAGGAAGTGGCAAGACAACGACGCTCAAAGGACTCATGGAAGAGTTTCTCCAGGAACCAAATGCTACAGTGTCAGCGTTTGAAGTGAGCAGAAACAGCTGCTTTGTGGACTTGCTCGATAACAAGGCACAGAAGAAGTACATGAGCTCAATTCCTGTTGAGGCTCAGATAAAGCGAGTAAAGCTTTCCCCAAATGTTATGGGAACCTTGTTCTCCCTGCGATTGACAGCACCAACCAAAGCCAACGCTCAATCGAGTCGTTCGTGTATGCTTGTATCGCTCAAATCAGCTACAAGAAACCTCACAATTGTCGATATGATGGGCAGCGAAAAGTACGATTTGGCGGGTTCCTCCAATACGTTTGCCAACTTGAATGTGTCTGCTATCACTCTGATGTTGATTAACCGCACTAGTACCAAGAGATCTTCCAACCTAGTGACTAACTTGATATTCAATGGAATTCTGCTGACTAAAAACATCAAGTTTGTTTTGCATTTGGACAAGACAGGCGACTCAAGCCTTATCAAATCAGCACTTAATAACATCGCCGACGTAATTCGGAGCTTCAAGTTTTCAAGGTCAGCAAATAACGGCGTCAAACCTCCTACTAGACCAGACACTAATTCAGTTCCTCTGTACGCTCGTCCAACCGCTTCATCAGcaagtccaagaaagaagctAATGAAAAGGCCTTTTCCAGGTTGTACAACAACATTACCAACCAAGCAACCGAAGATTACGAGTAAAACTGTTCCAAGTCAACGTCATGCTCTTTCCAAGACCAATTTGACGGATAggttgagaagaactttCACAAGTGAGTCGAATGCGTTGCCGAAGCCACTTGCAGAGCTTAAAGTTGAACTCGAAGGCGCCAATGCTTCCaatttgcaattgaaggagAGAGCTGATGAGCTCGAGGCCACAATTAACGAGTTAAAGGAGACAAATATCAGGCATGCGTCAGAGAAACAAAAGTACGAAGTTCAACTTGAGGAAAAGGAAGCGCAGGTGAAAAAGCTACAAAGTTTAGTGGCAGAGGCTCAAGAAAAGGAAATTGAGCACAAAGATGAGCTCTCAAGATTACAACAGGAAGTTAAAGAGTCCTctgatgaaaatgaagaacTCCAGAACAGGCTTCAGGAGCAGCTTTCTATATTGAGcgaaaaaggagaagagcTTGTTCAGCAACTCAATGACAAAGCAAAACAGATTAACTGTCTCTCCTCGCAGCTTGAAGCAACCCGAAAAGAAGTGGCAGCTAAGGACAAAATTATagaaaatcttgaaaaagaggtTGGAACCCTTGAGGGATCATTGCAAGAGATAAGAAGGGAGCTGGACTCTCGTCTTGCCAAACTTGAGGAGGAGAGAGAtgagctttcaaaaaagcTCGAGACACAATCAAATCTTCACAATTTGTATACTCGGGAAACCGAAGAAACCATTAGCAAGCTCTATTCGGAAATCCTGAATTTGAACTCAGATGTCGGGTCTACGGAGAAGGAACTTGTAGAGGCTAAAAAAGTGAATGCCAAATGCATGGAACAGCTTAATCTGGCTACAAACAAAGCGAACACCTTGACCCAACAAATtaagaagcaagaagagtCCAATGCTTCAGCTCAGAATTTCCTTCAggtgaagatcaagaacgCTGCAGAGGAAAATGAGCGACTTCAGGCTGATCTTGACAAAGCTaaaattcaagaaatggagttgaagaaacgTAACGAGGTTCTAGCTGAGGAGAAAACCGTTGTTGAGAATTCAGAGGCTGGACAAAGAGCAAAAGTGGCTGAGTTAGAGGACCTTGTGGAGGAGCTCCAGAAGTACAAGTCCAAGTGTGAGTACCTAGACGGAACGTTGGCTGATCTACGTACCCAATCTCAAAGCGAGGAACTGAAGCTCAGGAAGCAAGTTGCCGAGTATAAAGAGcatatcaagaagctcacaGGGGAGCATTCCATCCCAAAAATCAGCCCTCCCTCATTCGATATCCACGAAGATACTAACTACAAGACCTTTTTGAagcagatgaagaaagctaACAGGAGAGCTGATGAGCCTCAAAGCAGTCCgctcaaggaaagaaaCAATATCGACCGCaagcagaaaaagaggcacTCACTTCAGATTCCTGTGAAGGTGCTGACGTAGCCCCAATAGATCTGGATAATATTTACATCACATTCATTCTTTATATCGTATCATTGCTCTATACATCGTTCACACCGTTCTTCTGTCACAGAAGAAACGAACAACTGGTCCCAAACCGGTCACGTCGACGGTCTTTTCAAACCAGCTCAATAACAAGCCTCCTTGTTTAGCTCCATAGCTCGTGTTCATGTTCTTGTACAAGTACTTGACCAAGTTATCCTGCTGGTCGGAAGTTAGCTGCTTTACTATGTTGCTGAACTCGTTTACACTGTGattgttcttgatggatACGAGGATCTCAAACACGGTTTCAGCATGCAAGTTTTTGGTTGCCTCGTCAGCAACGTAAGGAGGATTGTCCAAGGCCAATTGCAATGCCGGCAAGAACTGACCCAGAGACAAAGACTGTCTCACCTGTTTGGAAATAGTGGAGATCTCCTCGTACGACACAGGCGGCAAGTCAGGCACTaagtcttctttggaaagGTGATTCTCGGGCTCGAGAGCGTCAATGTCAATTCGTCTCCAATCCTCCATTTTTGTATAAGGTGTTGAAGCGTTGAGATTGAGTAGTTGATACCTCACTACTTCAGTTGGGGGAGAAGTGTGCAGGCCAGCTCCAACCCGGGTCGGAGATCACTACGTGTAAGGGTTCCAatcattgatgaatttAAAAACTGTATACTTAAAAAATGATTTTGGCAGTGGGTGTTATTATATTTTTatcatttcttcttctttatttcTATGAGTATGGTAGAAGGGTGTATGATTTGAAGGAGGTGCATCAGTGCACTAACTGCAATAATAGAGAGAGgttgaaagagaaatagattgttgatgatagGATTGACAGTTGTTTAGAGGTGTCTGGACACTAAAGTGATAACTTTTCAAGTGATCAGGAattcaaagagaaacagGGATATGCTTGAGTATTGTAAACCTTGAGGGATTCTGTGCAATGATTAAGAATTTAGCACTTcacttctcttcatctaTTTTTCACCTCAAACAGGCACCCCCGAACGACCCTGCCACGACATTACGACAAATCCATCATACTTATTGCCCTACTAAATCAACGTCTCCAACTTATTCTATTGTTCTCTCTACTATACATGTCTGGCGACTCATGGTCACTGGCTCCACCATTCTAACGACTCCACCGGAGATCTCAACTTCATATCATATCCTTACTTCTTTTGCCTCTTTGTCGAACCCTCCTTGTCTTCAGCCTCCTTGTCTTCAGTAGGATCGTCCTTTGCAGCATCCGCCACCTCGGCAGCAAAATCATCGATAAACTTCAACACCGTCTCTTTGAGTCTCTTCGAGTCCACAATGATCACCACAAGCCCGTCCAGGCCCACCTCATACTTAATATGGCTTTCGTTAGGCAAGGCGACGTCCTCGTCGAACTTATCAAAAAACAGATCGACCTCATCGAACGTTTGCACGCAGTCGAGCATTCTCTCCTCCATTTCGCCTTCAGGCACATCAGGGGAGTTGACCACGACGATGGCTCTCATGGGATTCTCCAAGCCATCATCCTCGCCCGTCTGCCTGGGGTTGGGAATATCTTCTGGAGGCatggtgaagaattggTGAAAATAGTCGGTGGTGCTGTGCAGGGAAGATAAAGTAGCGAGGAGGAatgtggaggaggaagtagcaccagagaagaaagaatgcATAGATAATAGGGAATAATATCAGTAGAGAGGTGTGAAGATCTTTAAATTATTCTTGATTCTGGTTTCAGCGTTTGAGATGTCGATTTAGCATGGTccttcaatggctgcaaacgcCCTGATATACAATCTACCGACCAATACTTTTCTTTACAAGCTTGACCACGTTCATCATCGAAGTCACTTAGATCTACATAGTAATCTTAAAATATAGGTCACGGAGGTCTTTCACCACAGCGGTCACTACGAGGTTAAAGCCTCAGCCGTTCTAGTCAAGCGCTCCACTTTTTAAACTGGTTGATCA
It encodes the following:
- the GRE3 gene encoding trifunctional aldehyde reductase/xylose reductase/glucose 1-dehydrogenase (NADP(+)), whose product is MATIKLNDGNEMPQVGFGCWKVDKDTCADQIFNAIEVGYRLFDGAQDYGNEKEVGEGINRALNEGIVARDELFVVSKLWNTNHAPEHVEEAFNQVLSDYKLDYLDLFLIHFPVALKYVPPSEKYPAGLTGTEDDKLRYENVPILDTWRAMEALVKKGKVKSIGISNFTGALIDDLLRGAKIKPAVLQIEHHPYLQQKKLVEWVQSKGIAITAYSSFGPQSFLELDNKGAQSVPGLFDHKDIVSIAKKHDKTPAQVLLRWATQRGIAVIPKSNKTERLVQNLTINDFTLTDDDLAAIAKLDMGLRFNDPWDWDKIPLFV
- the ARC15 gene encoding Arc15p, whose product is MEDWRRIDIDALEPENHLSKEDLVPDLPPVSYEEISTISKQVRQSLSSGQFLPALQLALDNPPYVADEATKNLHAETVFEILVSIKNNHSVNEFSNIVKQLTSDQQDNLVKYLYKNMNTSYGAKQGGLLLSWFEKTVDVTGLGPVVRFFCDRRTV
- the GYP8 gene encoding Gyp8p codes for the protein MSTSFERGVSKEWVDFHQMDPSLYKEEGPLSETVIGLKSKAVAEAVEAGDWNKVREYCRTSDGLVSNTLRQAAWPALVGVSEVSLSLQTLDQLDTNDLAEHKDEDQVSLDIKRSFTVSSHLHSLPPAGGSFATVFSPEDIEELRRRLFGLVVRVLRKYPCLHYYQGFHDVASVVLMVFYNSSTKSVDETLAFAVLERLAVLHLRDFMLPSIDLTINHLKVMAALLEEIDPQLFHLACVSSQSFQCTSGQYYDYKFIEPLSAILTIFSHDLSNMSLLLPLWDFVLSYNSVAANLYIYVAALQHFKDDIMTKLEINDDPDTALYYIDPSQTHAALSASNLFENITNEDLSQILSKAKKLIEAFPLSKLTNKSSTTDIWFGQFNTESVLVTSSALDGPTDMSHLFDSTELSRILERQHQQQQAEAAHASELLAHHIEQSALTDSITSTEDDIDSTRMGSLSSSLSSLGAVSNSLNHTLVNKSSVIFRKIFSHSSDSIENEENSVAKRNKRAGLHYNIYKISVSVGFVGFLIHCLLRHSELSIRNYTFGPLGSINSISSSFESLIPEALTTVRHGIREVAGGITSKFSDVVDMSLDLTQIGLGTLRDSIHILST